A genomic region of Lasioglossum baleicum chromosome 16, iyLasBale1, whole genome shotgun sequence contains the following coding sequences:
- the Amph gene encoding amphiphysin isoform X3 — MRSKRRQSWRAMPGWNVGRRIGRQPLRFLQNLGKVDRTADDIFDEHLQNFMRQQNAANRLQKEFNNYIRCVRAVQAASKTLMDSLNEIYESQWTGHDLLYVQAQNLDMLWQDFTHKLSDQVLVPLNTYQSQFPEMRKKIDKRGRKLVDYDSQRHNFQALQCNPRKRDELKVSRGKELLEEAKRTYEQLNSELHDELPALYDSRVLFLVTNLQTLFAAEQVFHTESAKVYSELEAIVDKLANESQRGSYTLKKNTEPQSPKSPNANSSLIINTQPPAQNNISPAVEDSAPAPRNTSPTTQLNGNANSNANSNANSNANSNANSNDNSLNNQDASPQSTTAVSKRVEVLYDIPFGATTDNLPPGVLYKVKATYKYRRDDADELSFDVGDIIRVVEYDDPEEQEQGWLMGIKEGTNEKGMFPANFTKPL; from the exons ATGAGATCGAAGAGGAGACAGTCGTGGCGCGCCATGCCAGGATGGAATGTTGGCAGAAGGATCGGACGTCAACCTCTTCGG TTTCTTCAAAATCTGGGAAAGGTGGACAGAACCGCAGACGACATATTCGATGAACACCTACAAAACTTTATGAGGCAACAGAATGCCGCCAACAGACTCCAGAAAGAATTCAACAATTACATCAGGTGTGTCAGAG CGGTACAAGCAGCCTCAAAGACATTGATGGATTCCTTAAACGAGATCTACGAGAGTCAGTGGACCGGCCACGATCTACTGTACGTGCAAGCTCAAAATCTAGATATGCTGTGGCAAGACTTCACTCATAAGCTCTCGGATCAAGTTCTCGTGCCTCTCAACACATATCAAAGTCAATTTCCAGAGATGAGG AAAAAGATCGACAAGCGTGGACGGAAGCTGGTGGATTACGACAGCCAGAGACATAATTTCCAAGCGCTGCAATGCAATCCGAGAAAACGAGACGAGCTCAAAGTGTCCCGAGGAAAGGAGTTGCTGGAAGAAGCGAAGCGTACATACGAACAGTTAAACTCGGAGCTTCACGATGAATTGCCCGCCTTATACGACTCTCGTGTTCTATTCCTCGTCACCAATTTACAAACTCTATTCGCTGCCGAACAAGTGTTTCACACCGAAAGTGCCAAG GTTTATTCGGAATTGGAAGCGATCGTTGATAAACTGGCGAACGAGAGCCAGAGAGGATCCTACACGCTCAAGAAGAACACGGAACCACAATCACCGAAATCGCCGAACGCCAATTCTTC tttAATAATCAACACGCAGCCGCCGGCTCAGAACAATATATCTCCAG CTGTGGAAGACTCAGCTCCAGCCCCGAGAAACACCTCGCCAACTACCCAATTAAATGGCAATGCTAACAGCAATGCTAACAGCAATGCTAACAGCAATGCTAACAGCAATGCCAATAGCAATGATAATTCTCTGAATAATCAGGATGCATCTCCGCAAAGCACAACCGCCGTTTCCAAACGAGTCGAAGTGCTGTACGATATACCATTCG GGGCAACGACTGACAACTTACCACCAGGCGTTTTGTATAAAGTGAAGGCTACTTACAAGTATAGACGCGACGATGCGGACGAACTGTCGTTTGATGTCGGTGATATTATTCGTGTGGTGGAATATGACGATCCAGAAGAACAG GAGCAAGGTTGGTTAATGGGAATCAAGGAGGGTACAAACGAGAAAGGAATGTTCCCAGCGAACTTTACAAAACCGCTGTGA
- the Amph gene encoding amphiphysin isoform X5: protein MRSKRRQSWRAMPGWNVGRRIGRQPLRFLQNLGKVDRTADDIFDEHLQNFMRQQNAANRLQKEFNNYIRCVRAVQAASKTLMDSLNEIYESQWTGHDLLYVQAQNLDMLWQDFTHKLSDQVLVPLNTYQSQFPEMRKKIDKRGRKLVDYDSQRHNFQALQCNPRKRDELKVSRGKELLEEAKRTYEQLNSELHDELPALYDSRVLFLVTNLQTLFAAEQVFHTESAKVYSELEAIVDKLANESQRGSYTLKKNTEPQSPKSPNANSSLIINTQPPAQNNISPEVEYENGTNFSVGATTDNLPPGVLYKVKATYKYRRDDADELSFDVGDIIRVVEYDDPEEQEQGWLMGIKEGTNEKGMFPANFTKPL from the exons ATGAGATCGAAGAGGAGACAGTCGTGGCGCGCCATGCCAGGATGGAATGTTGGCAGAAGGATCGGACGTCAACCTCTTCGG TTTCTTCAAAATCTGGGAAAGGTGGACAGAACCGCAGACGACATATTCGATGAACACCTACAAAACTTTATGAGGCAACAGAATGCCGCCAACAGACTCCAGAAAGAATTCAACAATTACATCAGGTGTGTCAGAG CGGTACAAGCAGCCTCAAAGACATTGATGGATTCCTTAAACGAGATCTACGAGAGTCAGTGGACCGGCCACGATCTACTGTACGTGCAAGCTCAAAATCTAGATATGCTGTGGCAAGACTTCACTCATAAGCTCTCGGATCAAGTTCTCGTGCCTCTCAACACATATCAAAGTCAATTTCCAGAGATGAGG AAAAAGATCGACAAGCGTGGACGGAAGCTGGTGGATTACGACAGCCAGAGACATAATTTCCAAGCGCTGCAATGCAATCCGAGAAAACGAGACGAGCTCAAAGTGTCCCGAGGAAAGGAGTTGCTGGAAGAAGCGAAGCGTACATACGAACAGTTAAACTCGGAGCTTCACGATGAATTGCCCGCCTTATACGACTCTCGTGTTCTATTCCTCGTCACCAATTTACAAACTCTATTCGCTGCCGAACAAGTGTTTCACACCGAAAGTGCCAAG GTTTATTCGGAATTGGAAGCGATCGTTGATAAACTGGCGAACGAGAGCCAGAGAGGATCCTACACGCTCAAGAAGAACACGGAACCACAATCACCGAAATCGCCGAACGCCAATTCTTC tttAATAATCAACACGCAGCCGCCGGCTCAGAACAATATATCTCCAG AGGTGGAATATGAAAATGGTACCAATTTCTCTGTAGGGGCAACGACTGACAACTTACCACCAGGCGTTTTGTATAAAGTGAAGGCTACTTACAAGTATAGACGCGACGATGCGGACGAACTGTCGTTTGATGTCGGTGATATTATTCGTGTGGTGGAATATGACGATCCAGAAGAACAG GAGCAAGGTTGGTTAATGGGAATCAAGGAGGGTACAAACGAGAAAGGAATGTTCCCAGCGAACTTTACAAAACCGCTGTGA
- the Amph gene encoding amphiphysin isoform X1, which yields MRSKRRQSWRAMPGWNVGRRIGRQPLRFLQNLGKVDRTADDIFDEHLQNFMRQQNAANRLQKEFNNYIRCVRAVQAASKTLMDSLNEIYESQWTGHDLLYVQAQNLDMLWQDFTHKLSDQVLVPLNTYQSQFPEMRKKIDKRGRKLVDYDSQRHNFQALQCNPRKRDELKVSRGKELLEEAKRTYEQLNSELHDELPALYDSRVLFLVTNLQTLFAAEQVFHTESAKVYSELEAIVDKLANESQRGSYTLKKNTEPQSPKSPNANSSLIINTQPPAQNNISPAVEDSAPAPRNTSPTTQLNGNANSNANSNANSNANSNANSNDNSLNNQDASPQSTTAVSKRVEVLYDIPFEVEYENGTNFSVGATTDNLPPGVLYKVKATYKYRRDDADELSFDVGDIIRVVEYDDPEEQEQGWLMGIKEGTNEKGMFPANFTKPL from the exons ATGAGATCGAAGAGGAGACAGTCGTGGCGCGCCATGCCAGGATGGAATGTTGGCAGAAGGATCGGACGTCAACCTCTTCGG TTTCTTCAAAATCTGGGAAAGGTGGACAGAACCGCAGACGACATATTCGATGAACACCTACAAAACTTTATGAGGCAACAGAATGCCGCCAACAGACTCCAGAAAGAATTCAACAATTACATCAGGTGTGTCAGAG CGGTACAAGCAGCCTCAAAGACATTGATGGATTCCTTAAACGAGATCTACGAGAGTCAGTGGACCGGCCACGATCTACTGTACGTGCAAGCTCAAAATCTAGATATGCTGTGGCAAGACTTCACTCATAAGCTCTCGGATCAAGTTCTCGTGCCTCTCAACACATATCAAAGTCAATTTCCAGAGATGAGG AAAAAGATCGACAAGCGTGGACGGAAGCTGGTGGATTACGACAGCCAGAGACATAATTTCCAAGCGCTGCAATGCAATCCGAGAAAACGAGACGAGCTCAAAGTGTCCCGAGGAAAGGAGTTGCTGGAAGAAGCGAAGCGTACATACGAACAGTTAAACTCGGAGCTTCACGATGAATTGCCCGCCTTATACGACTCTCGTGTTCTATTCCTCGTCACCAATTTACAAACTCTATTCGCTGCCGAACAAGTGTTTCACACCGAAAGTGCCAAG GTTTATTCGGAATTGGAAGCGATCGTTGATAAACTGGCGAACGAGAGCCAGAGAGGATCCTACACGCTCAAGAAGAACACGGAACCACAATCACCGAAATCGCCGAACGCCAATTCTTC tttAATAATCAACACGCAGCCGCCGGCTCAGAACAATATATCTCCAG CTGTGGAAGACTCAGCTCCAGCCCCGAGAAACACCTCGCCAACTACCCAATTAAATGGCAATGCTAACAGCAATGCTAACAGCAATGCTAACAGCAATGCTAACAGCAATGCCAATAGCAATGATAATTCTCTGAATAATCAGGATGCATCTCCGCAAAGCACAACCGCCGTTTCCAAACGAGTCGAAGTGCTGTACGATATACCATTCG AGGTGGAATATGAAAATGGTACCAATTTCTCTGTAGGGGCAACGACTGACAACTTACCACCAGGCGTTTTGTATAAAGTGAAGGCTACTTACAAGTATAGACGCGACGATGCGGACGAACTGTCGTTTGATGTCGGTGATATTATTCGTGTGGTGGAATATGACGATCCAGAAGAACAG GAGCAAGGTTGGTTAATGGGAATCAAGGAGGGTACAAACGAGAAAGGAATGTTCCCAGCGAACTTTACAAAACCGCTGTGA
- the Amph gene encoding amphiphysin isoform X4: MAESKGALIAKTVQKHAGRAKEKFLQNLGKVDRTADDIFDEHLQNFMRQQNAANRLQKEFNNYIRCVRAVQAASKTLMDSLNEIYESQWTGHDLLYVQAQNLDMLWQDFTHKLSDQVLVPLNTYQSQFPEMRKKIDKRGRKLVDYDSQRHNFQALQCNPRKRDELKVSRGKELLEEAKRTYEQLNSELHDELPALYDSRVLFLVTNLQTLFAAEQVFHTESAKVYSELEAIVDKLANESQRGSYTLKKNTEPQSPKSPNANSSLIINTQPPAQNNISPAVEDSAPAPRNTSPTTQLNGNANSNANSNANSNANSNANSNDNSLNNQDASPQSTTAVSKRVEVLYDIPFGATTDNLPPGVLYKVKATYKYRRDDADELSFDVGDIIRVVEYDDPEEQEQGWLMGIKEGTNEKGMFPANFTKPL, encoded by the exons ATGGCTGAAAGCAAGGGCGCGTTGATCGCGAAGACCGTGCAAAAACACGCAGGCAGAGCGAAGGAGAAG TTTCTTCAAAATCTGGGAAAGGTGGACAGAACCGCAGACGACATATTCGATGAACACCTACAAAACTTTATGAGGCAACAGAATGCCGCCAACAGACTCCAGAAAGAATTCAACAATTACATCAGGTGTGTCAGAG CGGTACAAGCAGCCTCAAAGACATTGATGGATTCCTTAAACGAGATCTACGAGAGTCAGTGGACCGGCCACGATCTACTGTACGTGCAAGCTCAAAATCTAGATATGCTGTGGCAAGACTTCACTCATAAGCTCTCGGATCAAGTTCTCGTGCCTCTCAACACATATCAAAGTCAATTTCCAGAGATGAGG AAAAAGATCGACAAGCGTGGACGGAAGCTGGTGGATTACGACAGCCAGAGACATAATTTCCAAGCGCTGCAATGCAATCCGAGAAAACGAGACGAGCTCAAAGTGTCCCGAGGAAAGGAGTTGCTGGAAGAAGCGAAGCGTACATACGAACAGTTAAACTCGGAGCTTCACGATGAATTGCCCGCCTTATACGACTCTCGTGTTCTATTCCTCGTCACCAATTTACAAACTCTATTCGCTGCCGAACAAGTGTTTCACACCGAAAGTGCCAAG GTTTATTCGGAATTGGAAGCGATCGTTGATAAACTGGCGAACGAGAGCCAGAGAGGATCCTACACGCTCAAGAAGAACACGGAACCACAATCACCGAAATCGCCGAACGCCAATTCTTC tttAATAATCAACACGCAGCCGCCGGCTCAGAACAATATATCTCCAG CTGTGGAAGACTCAGCTCCAGCCCCGAGAAACACCTCGCCAACTACCCAATTAAATGGCAATGCTAACAGCAATGCTAACAGCAATGCTAACAGCAATGCTAACAGCAATGCCAATAGCAATGATAATTCTCTGAATAATCAGGATGCATCTCCGCAAAGCACAACCGCCGTTTCCAAACGAGTCGAAGTGCTGTACGATATACCATTCG GGGCAACGACTGACAACTTACCACCAGGCGTTTTGTATAAAGTGAAGGCTACTTACAAGTATAGACGCGACGATGCGGACGAACTGTCGTTTGATGTCGGTGATATTATTCGTGTGGTGGAATATGACGATCCAGAAGAACAG GAGCAAGGTTGGTTAATGGGAATCAAGGAGGGTACAAACGAGAAAGGAATGTTCCCAGCGAACTTTACAAAACCGCTGTGA
- the Amph gene encoding amphiphysin isoform X7, with protein sequence MAESKGALIAKTVQKHAGRAKEKFLQNLGKVDRTADDIFDEHLQNFMRQQNAANRLQKEFNNYIRCVRAVQAASKTLMDSLNEIYESQWTGHDLLYVQAQNLDMLWQDFTHKLSDQVLVPLNTYQSQFPEMRKKIDKRGRKLVDYDSQRHNFQALQCNPRKRDELKVSRGKELLEEAKRTYEQLNSELHDELPALYDSRVLFLVTNLQTLFAAEQVFHTESAKVYSELEAIVDKLANESQRGSYTLKKNTEPQSPKSPNANSSLIINTQPPAQNNISPGATTDNLPPGVLYKVKATYKYRRDDADELSFDVGDIIRVVEYDDPEEQEQGWLMGIKEGTNEKGMFPANFTKPL encoded by the exons ATGGCTGAAAGCAAGGGCGCGTTGATCGCGAAGACCGTGCAAAAACACGCAGGCAGAGCGAAGGAGAAG TTTCTTCAAAATCTGGGAAAGGTGGACAGAACCGCAGACGACATATTCGATGAACACCTACAAAACTTTATGAGGCAACAGAATGCCGCCAACAGACTCCAGAAAGAATTCAACAATTACATCAGGTGTGTCAGAG CGGTACAAGCAGCCTCAAAGACATTGATGGATTCCTTAAACGAGATCTACGAGAGTCAGTGGACCGGCCACGATCTACTGTACGTGCAAGCTCAAAATCTAGATATGCTGTGGCAAGACTTCACTCATAAGCTCTCGGATCAAGTTCTCGTGCCTCTCAACACATATCAAAGTCAATTTCCAGAGATGAGG AAAAAGATCGACAAGCGTGGACGGAAGCTGGTGGATTACGACAGCCAGAGACATAATTTCCAAGCGCTGCAATGCAATCCGAGAAAACGAGACGAGCTCAAAGTGTCCCGAGGAAAGGAGTTGCTGGAAGAAGCGAAGCGTACATACGAACAGTTAAACTCGGAGCTTCACGATGAATTGCCCGCCTTATACGACTCTCGTGTTCTATTCCTCGTCACCAATTTACAAACTCTATTCGCTGCCGAACAAGTGTTTCACACCGAAAGTGCCAAG GTTTATTCGGAATTGGAAGCGATCGTTGATAAACTGGCGAACGAGAGCCAGAGAGGATCCTACACGCTCAAGAAGAACACGGAACCACAATCACCGAAATCGCCGAACGCCAATTCTTC tttAATAATCAACACGCAGCCGCCGGCTCAGAACAATATATCTCCAG GGGCAACGACTGACAACTTACCACCAGGCGTTTTGTATAAAGTGAAGGCTACTTACAAGTATAGACGCGACGATGCGGACGAACTGTCGTTTGATGTCGGTGATATTATTCGTGTGGTGGAATATGACGATCCAGAAGAACAG GAGCAAGGTTGGTTAATGGGAATCAAGGAGGGTACAAACGAGAAAGGAATGTTCCCAGCGAACTTTACAAAACCGCTGTGA
- the Amph gene encoding amphiphysin isoform X6, translating into MRSKRRQSWRAMPGWNVGRRIGRQPLRFLQNLGKVDRTADDIFDEHLQNFMRQQNAANRLQKEFNNYIRCVRAVQAASKTLMDSLNEIYESQWTGHDLLYVQAQNLDMLWQDFTHKLSDQVLVPLNTYQSQFPEMRKKIDKRGRKLVDYDSQRHNFQALQCNPRKRDELKVSRGKELLEEAKRTYEQLNSELHDELPALYDSRVLFLVTNLQTLFAAEQVFHTESAKVYSELEAIVDKLANESQRGSYTLKKNTEPQSPKSPNANSSLIINTQPPAQNNISPGATTDNLPPGVLYKVKATYKYRRDDADELSFDVGDIIRVVEYDDPEEQEQGWLMGIKEGTNEKGMFPANFTKPL; encoded by the exons ATGAGATCGAAGAGGAGACAGTCGTGGCGCGCCATGCCAGGATGGAATGTTGGCAGAAGGATCGGACGTCAACCTCTTCGG TTTCTTCAAAATCTGGGAAAGGTGGACAGAACCGCAGACGACATATTCGATGAACACCTACAAAACTTTATGAGGCAACAGAATGCCGCCAACAGACTCCAGAAAGAATTCAACAATTACATCAGGTGTGTCAGAG CGGTACAAGCAGCCTCAAAGACATTGATGGATTCCTTAAACGAGATCTACGAGAGTCAGTGGACCGGCCACGATCTACTGTACGTGCAAGCTCAAAATCTAGATATGCTGTGGCAAGACTTCACTCATAAGCTCTCGGATCAAGTTCTCGTGCCTCTCAACACATATCAAAGTCAATTTCCAGAGATGAGG AAAAAGATCGACAAGCGTGGACGGAAGCTGGTGGATTACGACAGCCAGAGACATAATTTCCAAGCGCTGCAATGCAATCCGAGAAAACGAGACGAGCTCAAAGTGTCCCGAGGAAAGGAGTTGCTGGAAGAAGCGAAGCGTACATACGAACAGTTAAACTCGGAGCTTCACGATGAATTGCCCGCCTTATACGACTCTCGTGTTCTATTCCTCGTCACCAATTTACAAACTCTATTCGCTGCCGAACAAGTGTTTCACACCGAAAGTGCCAAG GTTTATTCGGAATTGGAAGCGATCGTTGATAAACTGGCGAACGAGAGCCAGAGAGGATCCTACACGCTCAAGAAGAACACGGAACCACAATCACCGAAATCGCCGAACGCCAATTCTTC tttAATAATCAACACGCAGCCGCCGGCTCAGAACAATATATCTCCAG GGGCAACGACTGACAACTTACCACCAGGCGTTTTGTATAAAGTGAAGGCTACTTACAAGTATAGACGCGACGATGCGGACGAACTGTCGTTTGATGTCGGTGATATTATTCGTGTGGTGGAATATGACGATCCAGAAGAACAG GAGCAAGGTTGGTTAATGGGAATCAAGGAGGGTACAAACGAGAAAGGAATGTTCCCAGCGAACTTTACAAAACCGCTGTGA
- the Amph gene encoding amphiphysin isoform X2 produces the protein MAESKGALIAKTVQKHAGRAKEKFLQNLGKVDRTADDIFDEHLQNFMRQQNAANRLQKEFNNYIRCVRAVQAASKTLMDSLNEIYESQWTGHDLLYVQAQNLDMLWQDFTHKLSDQVLVPLNTYQSQFPEMRKKIDKRGRKLVDYDSQRHNFQALQCNPRKRDELKVSRGKELLEEAKRTYEQLNSELHDELPALYDSRVLFLVTNLQTLFAAEQVFHTESAKVYSELEAIVDKLANESQRGSYTLKKNTEPQSPKSPNANSSLIINTQPPAQNNISPAVEDSAPAPRNTSPTTQLNGNANSNANSNANSNANSNANSNDNSLNNQDASPQSTTAVSKRVEVLYDIPFEVEYENGTNFSVGATTDNLPPGVLYKVKATYKYRRDDADELSFDVGDIIRVVEYDDPEEQEQGWLMGIKEGTNEKGMFPANFTKPL, from the exons ATGGCTGAAAGCAAGGGCGCGTTGATCGCGAAGACCGTGCAAAAACACGCAGGCAGAGCGAAGGAGAAG TTTCTTCAAAATCTGGGAAAGGTGGACAGAACCGCAGACGACATATTCGATGAACACCTACAAAACTTTATGAGGCAACAGAATGCCGCCAACAGACTCCAGAAAGAATTCAACAATTACATCAGGTGTGTCAGAG CGGTACAAGCAGCCTCAAAGACATTGATGGATTCCTTAAACGAGATCTACGAGAGTCAGTGGACCGGCCACGATCTACTGTACGTGCAAGCTCAAAATCTAGATATGCTGTGGCAAGACTTCACTCATAAGCTCTCGGATCAAGTTCTCGTGCCTCTCAACACATATCAAAGTCAATTTCCAGAGATGAGG AAAAAGATCGACAAGCGTGGACGGAAGCTGGTGGATTACGACAGCCAGAGACATAATTTCCAAGCGCTGCAATGCAATCCGAGAAAACGAGACGAGCTCAAAGTGTCCCGAGGAAAGGAGTTGCTGGAAGAAGCGAAGCGTACATACGAACAGTTAAACTCGGAGCTTCACGATGAATTGCCCGCCTTATACGACTCTCGTGTTCTATTCCTCGTCACCAATTTACAAACTCTATTCGCTGCCGAACAAGTGTTTCACACCGAAAGTGCCAAG GTTTATTCGGAATTGGAAGCGATCGTTGATAAACTGGCGAACGAGAGCCAGAGAGGATCCTACACGCTCAAGAAGAACACGGAACCACAATCACCGAAATCGCCGAACGCCAATTCTTC tttAATAATCAACACGCAGCCGCCGGCTCAGAACAATATATCTCCAG CTGTGGAAGACTCAGCTCCAGCCCCGAGAAACACCTCGCCAACTACCCAATTAAATGGCAATGCTAACAGCAATGCTAACAGCAATGCTAACAGCAATGCTAACAGCAATGCCAATAGCAATGATAATTCTCTGAATAATCAGGATGCATCTCCGCAAAGCACAACCGCCGTTTCCAAACGAGTCGAAGTGCTGTACGATATACCATTCG AGGTGGAATATGAAAATGGTACCAATTTCTCTGTAGGGGCAACGACTGACAACTTACCACCAGGCGTTTTGTATAAAGTGAAGGCTACTTACAAGTATAGACGCGACGATGCGGACGAACTGTCGTTTGATGTCGGTGATATTATTCGTGTGGTGGAATATGACGATCCAGAAGAACAG GAGCAAGGTTGGTTAATGGGAATCAAGGAGGGTACAAACGAGAAAGGAATGTTCCCAGCGAACTTTACAAAACCGCTGTGA